The Prosthecobacter vanneervenii genome has a segment encoding these proteins:
- a CDS encoding toll/interleukin-1 receptor domain-containing protein: MAKSPAPSSKRLVRYFVSYTRTDGDLPEKLLKELDKLFGACAEFEFKRWQDTHILPGEKWHAEIQGAIEECDFGLLLVSPAFLGNAYISEHELPHFVNGKKLCLPVGLCRISLENHDLKGLQETQIYLHVPARGKHGKAFDQFGSAKTQAEFAYTLHERIIARLKKSLGEKTPAPALAQPATKPAESTRDNLPRLMHFYGRQKELEVIAKALLPQTRTWGVLIDGPGGMGKTSLAVRAAELARPQFDRVLFVSTKTQKLTPQGAVALSQSIVPAYPELLSETARLLGLAHAKELPEAERAAVIKAALEKEKVLLLFDNLENLDKAQMNLLYEFVADLPPSCKAIVTSRRRTDVEARLIRLEKLEQDAALELLEELAADRELLRKASTEQRVGLYVETGGNPLLMRWVVGQLGRGSCRSIAAALELCRKAGDSNDPLEFIFGDLLETFSPAETQVLVALSYFTQKIEVKHIAEVAKLSQTAAQTALGDLANRALVMPDEREETFALVPMVADFLRARRPKVVAETGSRLEKRALALILENGYSNHDCFPKLDAAWPVVAPALRLFLAGDNKRLQEVCGALASFLDFTGRWDEWLALSQQAEGWAVAAGDHRHAGWRAYQAGWVHYLRWQAEAVLASAGRAAQHWQRAFPAGGTAQAGLRERTMALRLRGIGHQLQKDYPAATAAFREVVYLRRQLGAESTDLAMALNSLAFAERLSGDHAAAERDYHEALRVAQAVSDDEGIAIFTGNLAVLALDREDWPQAEALALEALALAEKLGRQELIAADCHRLALALARQGHGAEGLPHARRAVEIYTRLGSPNLADAKKTLAECEGEG, encoded by the coding sequence ATGGCAAAATCTCCGGCTCCGTCTTCCAAGCGTCTTGTGCGCTACTTTGTTTCCTACACGCGCACGGATGGCGATCTGCCTGAAAAGCTGCTCAAGGAGCTGGACAAGCTCTTTGGCGCCTGCGCGGAGTTTGAGTTTAAGCGCTGGCAGGACACGCACATCCTCCCGGGCGAGAAGTGGCATGCGGAGATCCAGGGCGCGATCGAAGAATGTGATTTTGGCCTGCTGCTGGTGAGTCCGGCGTTTCTCGGGAATGCCTACATCAGCGAGCATGAGCTGCCGCATTTTGTGAACGGAAAGAAGCTCTGCCTGCCGGTGGGCCTGTGCCGCATCAGCCTGGAAAACCATGATCTGAAGGGGCTGCAGGAAACTCAAATCTACCTGCACGTGCCTGCACGCGGCAAGCATGGGAAGGCCTTTGATCAGTTTGGCAGCGCGAAGACGCAGGCGGAGTTTGCCTACACGCTGCATGAGAGGATCATCGCACGCCTGAAGAAGAGCCTCGGCGAAAAGACGCCTGCGCCTGCCCTGGCGCAGCCTGCCACCAAGCCTGCGGAAAGCACGCGCGACAACCTGCCGCGGCTCATGCATTTCTATGGGCGGCAGAAGGAGCTGGAGGTCATCGCCAAGGCTTTGCTGCCACAGACGCGGACCTGGGGCGTGCTGATTGACGGGCCGGGGGGCATGGGCAAGACCTCGCTGGCAGTGCGTGCGGCGGAGCTGGCGCGGCCGCAGTTTGACCGGGTGCTGTTTGTCTCGACGAAAACTCAGAAGCTCACGCCGCAGGGAGCGGTGGCGCTGAGCCAGTCCATCGTGCCCGCGTATCCAGAGCTGCTGAGCGAGACCGCGCGGCTGCTGGGGCTGGCGCATGCCAAGGAACTGCCTGAGGCGGAGCGCGCCGCTGTCATCAAGGCGGCGCTGGAAAAGGAAAAAGTGCTGCTCCTTTTTGACAACCTGGAGAACCTGGACAAGGCGCAGATGAACCTGCTCTATGAGTTCGTGGCGGACCTGCCGCCCAGCTGCAAGGCCATCGTGACGAGCCGCCGCCGCACGGATGTGGAGGCACGCCTCATCCGGCTGGAGAAGCTGGAGCAGGACGCAGCGCTGGAACTGCTGGAGGAGCTGGCCGCAGACCGCGAGCTGCTGCGCAAGGCCAGCACAGAGCAGCGGGTGGGCCTGTATGTGGAGACGGGGGGCAATCCCCTGCTGATGCGCTGGGTGGTGGGGCAGCTCGGGCGCGGGAGCTGCCGCAGCATCGCCGCAGCGCTGGAGCTGTGCCGCAAGGCGGGCGACAGCAATGACCCGCTGGAGTTCATCTTTGGCGATCTGCTGGAGACCTTTTCGCCGGCGGAGACGCAGGTGCTCGTGGCGCTGAGCTACTTCACGCAAAAGATCGAGGTGAAGCACATCGCCGAGGTGGCCAAGCTTTCGCAAACGGCGGCGCAGACGGCGCTGGGAGATCTGGCCAACCGGGCGCTGGTGATGCCGGATGAGAGGGAGGAGACCTTTGCGCTGGTGCCCATGGTAGCGGATTTTCTGCGGGCCAGACGCCCCAAAGTCGTGGCAGAGACCGGCAGCCGCCTGGAGAAGCGCGCCCTGGCGCTGATCCTGGAAAACGGCTACAGTAACCACGACTGCTTCCCCAAGCTGGACGCCGCCTGGCCCGTCGTGGCCCCGGCGCTGCGGCTCTTTCTGGCCGGGGACAATAAGCGGCTGCAGGAGGTGTGTGGTGCGCTTGCCAGCTTCCTCGACTTCACCGGCCGCTGGGATGAATGGCTGGCTCTCAGCCAGCAGGCGGAGGGCTGGGCGGTGGCGGCGGGAGATCACCGCCATGCCGGATGGCGCGCCTATCAGGCAGGCTGGGTGCACTACCTGCGCTGGCAGGCAGAGGCCGTGCTGGCCAGTGCCGGGCGCGCGGCGCAGCACTGGCAGCGGGCCTTTCCCGCCGGTGGCACCGCGCAGGCAGGCCTACGGGAGCGAACGATGGCCCTGCGCCTGCGTGGCATTGGTCACCAATTGCAAAAGGACTACCCAGCAGCCACTGCCGCCTTTCGTGAAGTGGTGTATCTGCGCCGCCAACTGGGCGCCGAGAGCACCGATCTGGCGATGGCTCTGAATTCTCTCGCCTTTGCCGAGCGCTTATCGGGCGACCACGCCGCCGCCGAGCGAGACTACCATGAGGCCCTGCGCGTGGCCCAGGCGGTGAGCGACGACGAAGGCATCGCTATCTTCACGGGTAATCTGGCAGTGCTGGCCCTGGACCGCGAGGACTGGCCGCAGGCCGAGGCGCTGGCCCTCGAGGCACTGGCCTTGGCCGAGAAGTTGGGGCGGCAGGAATTGATCGCGGCAGACTGCCACCGCCTCGCCCTAGCCCTGGCCCGACAGGGGCACGGCGCTGAGGGGCTGCCCCATGCCCGCCGTGCGGTGGAGATCTACACCCGCCTCGGCTCGCCCAACCTTGCCGATGCGAAGAAGACGCTGGCGGAGTGTGAGGGAGAAGGATGA
- a CDS encoding leucine-rich repeat domain-containing protein, with the protein MSAPHPTPAVPRQPPYRATRRHLLGAALAPLLGHSRVLQAKPSGSLTASLTADLLKRNGFEYQDSIHHASARKGSLASTWQDLSPVREALQVLKVQRITLSDFTQLTDLSALTDLKSLTDLSLSQLDSLPDLSALAGLPKLESLRITACGSLQGAALKTVAQTPTLRTLSLTGCPGLLTADVQSAVAGLTKLTLLSLHGLQTLQDTDFLYMLTALKGLHLDACGSLSGPKALKGIAHLSKLEFLTLEYCTSLDDISPLFQLGNLDTLSLRGCSAVKMEDFEKLRAFIRKKHGPPPAPEINSRRGAPLLSTMGIITKGMVVGP; encoded by the coding sequence ATGTCCGCCCCGCACCCCACCCCCGCAGTCCCCAGGCAGCCACCGTACCGCGCCACCCGGCGGCACCTGCTCGGAGCCGCCCTCGCGCCGCTCCTCGGCCACAGCCGCGTGCTGCAGGCCAAGCCCTCCGGCAGCCTCACCGCCTCCCTCACAGCAGACCTGCTCAAGAGAAACGGCTTCGAATACCAGGACTCAATCCATCATGCCAGTGCCAGGAAGGGCAGCCTGGCCTCCACCTGGCAGGATCTCTCCCCCGTGCGCGAGGCCCTCCAGGTCCTCAAAGTGCAAAGGATCACGCTCAGCGACTTCACCCAGCTCACGGACCTCAGCGCCCTCACCGACCTCAAATCCCTCACCGACCTCAGCCTCTCTCAGCTCGACTCCCTGCCAGATCTCTCCGCCCTCGCCGGGCTCCCCAAGCTCGAAAGTCTCCGCATCACCGCCTGTGGCAGCCTGCAGGGGGCCGCGCTCAAGACAGTTGCGCAAACGCCCACGCTCAGAACGCTCTCCCTCACGGGCTGCCCAGGGCTCCTCACCGCCGACGTCCAGAGTGCCGTCGCCGGTCTCACCAAGCTCACCCTGCTCAGCCTCCATGGCCTGCAGACCCTGCAGGACACCGACTTCCTCTACATGCTCACCGCGCTCAAAGGACTGCATCTCGATGCATGCGGCAGCCTCAGCGGCCCCAAAGCGCTCAAAGGCATCGCACACCTCAGCAAGCTCGAATTCCTCACCCTCGAATACTGCACCAGTCTCGACGACATCAGCCCCCTCTTCCAGCTTGGCAACCTCGACACCCTCTCCCTCAGAGGCTGCAGCGCCGTCAAAATGGAAGACTTTGAAAAGCTCCGCGCCTTCATCCGCAAAAAGCACGGCCCACCCCCCGCGCCTGAGATCAACAGCCGTCGCGGTGCCCCCCTACTCTCGACCATGGGCATCATCACCAAAGGAATGGTCGTCGGCCCCTGA
- a CDS encoding DUF4919 domain-containing protein: MKKIFVSAVMVCLFVLWAGMARGEDARKGKAAVAGAKAPAVAAVPGFPGEEEFTALRMAFAAQPGYSPFWKMDEERDAVMKAARAKDYKMAVELAKAWLVKVPVDAEMHYLRGHFLKKTGDVAGSMYHFHCFYGLMRSITAKGDGKTAESAWKVISVAEEYALLNELDAQVLEQSLEGACDRLLAKMPDGSEREFYFDVSISLAATANALGTGKKE, translated from the coding sequence ATGAAGAAGATTTTTGTTTCGGCTGTGATGGTGTGCTTGTTTGTGTTATGGGCTGGTATGGCGCGCGGGGAGGATGCGCGGAAGGGGAAGGCGGCTGTGGCGGGGGCGAAGGCGCCTGCGGTGGCTGCTGTGCCGGGGTTTCCGGGGGAGGAGGAGTTTACGGCGCTGCGCATGGCCTTCGCTGCACAGCCGGGCTACAGCCCTTTCTGGAAGATGGATGAGGAACGCGATGCGGTGATGAAGGCGGCACGCGCGAAGGACTATAAGATGGCGGTGGAGCTGGCGAAGGCCTGGCTGGTGAAGGTGCCGGTGGATGCGGAGATGCATTACCTGCGCGGGCATTTCCTGAAGAAGACGGGCGATGTGGCGGGCAGCATGTACCACTTTCACTGCTTCTACGGCCTGATGCGGTCGATCACGGCCAAGGGGGATGGCAAAACGGCGGAGTCGGCGTGGAAGGTGATCTCTGTGGCGGAGGAGTATGCGCTGCTGAATGAGCTGGATGCACAGGTGCTGGAGCAGTCGCTGGAGGGCGCGTGTGACAGGCTGCTGGCGAAGATGCCGGATGGGTCGGAGCGGGAGTTTTATTTTGATGTGTCGATCTCTCTGGCGGCGACGGCGAATGCGCTGGGCACGGGGAAGAAGGAGTGA